A genomic segment from Pollutimonas thiosulfatoxidans encodes:
- a CDS encoding D-2-hydroxyacid dehydrogenase, which yields MLDRPLRLVFLDRDTISPDTRLRAAGFDHELIIHGRTTRDQVAERIADADIVITNKVPVRQEAIEQAPNLKMIALAATGTDNVDLQACKARGIVVSNIRGYAVHSVPEHTFALMFALRRSIVAYRDSVKAGRWYDAQQFCYFDYPIKDLSGSTLGIIGEGALGQSVAAIGRALGMNVLFAARKGGSGQGSLYTPFETMLAQSDVITLHCPLNDQTRDLIAAPELELMKRDALLINTARGGLVNELALAEALRAGKIGGAGFDVAVPEPPENNHPLVQLLELPNFILTPHVAWASAEAIQGLADQLIDNIEAFQRGQPRNVVA from the coding sequence ATGCTTGACCGACCCTTGCGGCTAGTGTTTCTGGACCGCGACACGATTTCGCCCGATACAAGGCTGCGTGCAGCCGGCTTCGATCACGAACTGATTATCCACGGCAGAACCACTCGCGACCAGGTCGCAGAGCGCATTGCCGATGCCGATATCGTCATCACCAACAAGGTGCCGGTCCGCCAAGAGGCGATCGAACAGGCGCCCAATTTGAAGATGATCGCGCTGGCGGCAACCGGCACCGACAACGTGGACTTGCAGGCCTGCAAGGCCAGGGGCATTGTGGTGTCGAACATTCGGGGCTACGCGGTGCATAGCGTGCCCGAACATACTTTCGCGCTTATGTTTGCCCTGCGGCGCAGCATCGTGGCCTATCGCGATTCCGTCAAGGCCGGCCGTTGGTACGATGCGCAGCAATTCTGTTATTTCGACTATCCCATCAAGGATCTGTCCGGGTCGACCTTGGGCATCATCGGCGAGGGCGCATTGGGCCAGTCGGTTGCGGCCATTGGACGGGCATTGGGTATGAATGTGCTGTTCGCGGCGCGTAAAGGCGGCTCTGGCCAGGGCAGCCTGTACACGCCCTTCGAGACCATGCTGGCCCAAAGCGATGTCATCACACTGCATTGCCCGCTAAACGATCAGACGCGCGACCTTATCGCCGCGCCCGAGCTCGAGCTGATGAAGCGCGATGCCTTGCTGATCAACACCGCGCGCGGTGGCTTGGTCAACGAGCTTGCCCTGGCTGAAGCCTTGCGCGCCGGCAAGATAGGCGGCGCCGGTTTCGACGTGGCGGTGCCCGAGCCGCCAGAGAACAACCATCCGCTGGTCCAGTTGCTGGAACTGCCTAATTTCATCCTGACGCCGCACGTCGCCTGGGCCAGCGCCGAGGCCATACAAGGCTTGGCCGATCAACTGATAGACAACATCGAAGCATTCCAGCGCGGCCAGCCGCGTAACGTGGTGGCATGA
- a CDS encoding glycerate kinase → MRVVIAPDSFKECLSAADVASAIALGIKDALPTAFVVCVPMADGGEGSLDAVLAATDGKRRSAQVMNANSQPTTADWGWLGEGKAFIEMAAAAGLEQIPPQARQPLQATSYGVGQLIAEAVAAGARHIVLGLGGSASNDAGAGLLQALGVKLLDEQGQELPAGGAALSRLARLSMESVDPALHEVNFEIAVDVDNPLCGPRGASAIFGPQKGASPQDVAELDAALAHFADICAAHFNKDERNLPGMGAAGGLGFAVKTCFNASFRPGVELLAELSGLPAALQGADLVFTGEGRMDAQTLLGKTPAGVARYARAQGIPVIAIVGSLGEGYEALYEAGITAAFSLTPGPLTLAQACDDAAGYLRQRAGDCLRVWLAGRQAAKSA, encoded by the coding sequence ATGCGTGTCGTGATTGCACCCGATTCGTTCAAGGAATGCCTGTCTGCTGCGGACGTCGCCAGTGCCATTGCACTGGGCATCAAAGATGCGCTGCCCACAGCCTTCGTTGTCTGCGTGCCCATGGCAGATGGTGGCGAAGGCTCGCTGGACGCGGTTCTGGCCGCTACGGATGGCAAGCGGCGCAGCGCACAGGTAATGAATGCCAATAGCCAGCCCACAACAGCCGACTGGGGCTGGCTGGGGGAGGGCAAGGCTTTCATCGAAATGGCCGCGGCGGCCGGGCTCGAGCAGATACCACCTCAGGCACGCCAGCCCTTGCAGGCCACCAGCTATGGCGTCGGCCAGTTGATCGCCGAGGCCGTGGCCGCCGGCGCCCGCCATATCGTGCTGGGCCTGGGCGGCAGCGCCAGCAACGATGCCGGCGCCGGCTTGCTGCAGGCGCTGGGCGTAAAGCTGCTGGACGAGCAGGGTCAGGAGTTGCCGGCTGGCGGCGCAGCCTTATCGCGGCTGGCGCGGCTGTCAATGGAAAGCGTGGATCCCGCCTTGCATGAGGTCAATTTCGAAATCGCTGTCGACGTCGACAATCCCTTATGCGGCCCGCGCGGCGCCTCAGCGATATTCGGCCCGCAAAAAGGCGCCAGCCCGCAAGACGTGGCCGAGCTGGATGCCGCCCTGGCGCATTTCGCCGATATTTGCGCTGCGCACTTCAATAAGGACGAGCGCAATCTTCCCGGCATGGGTGCCGCGGGCGGACTGGGCTTTGCGGTAAAGACCTGTTTCAACGCCTCTTTCAGGCCCGGCGTGGAACTGCTTGCCGAACTTTCCGGCCTGCCGGCGGCATTGCAGGGGGCCGATTTGGTTTTTACCGGGGAAGGGCGCATGGACGCCCAGACCTTGCTGGGCAAGACCCCGGCCGGGGTCGCCCGCTACGCGCGTGCCCAGGGCATACCGGTTATAGCCATCGTCGGTTCCTTGGGGGAGGGCTACGAAGCCTTGTACGAGGCTGGCATAACGGCGGCATTCAGCCTGACGCCCGGGCCGCTTACTTTGGCGCAGGCGTGTGACGACGCCGCGGGCTATCTGCGACAGCGCGCCGGGGACTGTCTGCGGGTTTGGCTGGCGGGCCGGCAGGCTGCAAAGTCTGCCTGA
- a CDS encoding LysR family transcriptional regulator, producing the protein MKQDKPELLWSHIYWLAILGTTGSYTAAARRLGVSKGAVSQRIAELERVSGVALVQRSTRSVRLTEAGRALTEGTRLAFATIEQGFDSIRDLAETPRGVVRVTMPVALGRQIIMPLIGPFLQSCPDVRLEVELIDHLSSLAKEGFDLAIRHTSNVPETHVAWLLRPSTTLLVAAPGYLEKHGHPRAPSDLAQHNCLYYLRSAAAPAWSFVHTRRPDERHSVAISGSFCANNSEALRELVLAGQGLALLPDFSAQQDVNEGRLVHLLPAWKPAGVFGDAIYAIRPYSAYVPRAVRAFVEHLRQTLQPAGPPAKPADSPRRAVADSPRRRHTPAPK; encoded by the coding sequence ATGAAACAGGACAAACCCGAGCTATTGTGGTCCCACATCTACTGGCTCGCCATACTGGGCACGACGGGCAGTTATACCGCCGCGGCCCGTCGGCTGGGTGTCAGCAAAGGGGCGGTCAGTCAGCGCATTGCCGAGCTCGAACGGGTTTCCGGGGTGGCGCTGGTGCAGCGCAGTACCCGCAGCGTCCGCCTTACCGAAGCTGGCCGCGCGCTGACCGAAGGCACGCGCCTGGCCTTTGCCACCATAGAACAAGGCTTTGACAGTATTCGCGACCTGGCCGAAACGCCGCGAGGCGTGGTGCGCGTGACGATGCCCGTAGCGCTGGGCCGCCAGATCATCATGCCTTTGATCGGTCCGTTTCTGCAAAGCTGCCCCGACGTGCGCCTGGAGGTCGAACTGATTGACCACCTTAGTTCCCTGGCCAAAGAAGGCTTCGACCTGGCTATCCGCCACACCAGCAACGTACCGGAGACGCATGTCGCCTGGCTTTTGCGGCCGTCGACCACTTTACTGGTCGCAGCCCCAGGCTATCTGGAGAAGCATGGTCACCCGCGCGCGCCCAGCGACCTGGCCCAGCATAACTGCCTGTACTATCTGCGCTCTGCCGCGGCCCCCGCCTGGAGTTTCGTCCACACGCGTCGTCCCGACGAACGGCACAGCGTCGCCATCAGCGGCAGCTTCTGCGCCAACAACAGCGAGGCACTCAGGGAACTGGTGCTGGCCGGGCAAGGCCTGGCTTTACTGCCGGACTTCAGCGCGCAGCAAGACGTGAATGAAGGCCGCCTGGTGCACTTGCTGCCGGCCTGGAAACCGGCAGGTGTCTTTGGCGACGCCATTTATGCAATAAGGCCGTACAGCGCGTACGTGCCCCGGGCAGTACGCGCTTTCGTGGAGCATCTCAGGCAGACTTTGCAGCCTGCCGGCCCGCCAGCCAAACCCGCAGACAGTCCCCGGCGCGCTGTCGCAGATAGCCCGCGGCGTCGTCACACGCCTGCGCCAAAGTAA
- a CDS encoding CoA-acylating methylmalonate-semialdehyde dehydrogenase, with product MKDQHSSVATPSAYTDNADVANFINGSVVASTGDRKQAVYNPSTGSVARQVVLSTVEDVQTAVAAAKAAAPAWADTPPVRRARIINRFLGLMNDNIDTMAAMITAEHGKVFTDAQGEVARGIDVIEFACGIPQLLKGDYTEQVANGIDNWTMRQPLGVVAGITPFNFPCMVPCWMFPMAIATGNTFILKPSERDPSVSIFMAQLFKQAGLPDGVFNVVQGDKVVVDALLEHEDVSAISFVGSTPIAQYIYERGAHFGKRVQALGGAKNHMIIMPDADIERTVDALTGAAYGSAGERCMAISVAVLVGDVGKKILPALQERARTLKIKDGMHLDAEMGPVITKEALERIENYIAIGVEEGAELLVDGRGHKVPGHDQGFYVGGTLFDKVTPEMRIYKEEIFGPVLACVHVPDLGAAVDLVNRHEFGNGVSCFTSDGHSAREFARRIQVGMVGVNVPIPVPMAWHGFGGWKRSLFGDQHSYGEEGVRFYTKQKSIMQRWPENITKGNEFVMPTM from the coding sequence ATGAAGGATCAACACTCGTCCGTCGCCACGCCGTCGGCCTATACCGACAACGCCGATGTCGCTAATTTCATTAATGGCTCCGTCGTGGCCAGCACGGGCGATCGCAAGCAGGCGGTATACAACCCGTCCACGGGCAGCGTCGCGCGCCAGGTGGTGTTGTCGACGGTAGAAGACGTCCAGACCGCTGTGGCCGCAGCCAAAGCTGCTGCGCCCGCGTGGGCCGACACGCCGCCAGTACGCCGCGCGCGCATCATCAATCGATTCCTTGGTTTGATGAACGACAACATCGACACCATGGCAGCCATGATTACGGCCGAACACGGCAAGGTCTTCACCGATGCGCAAGGTGAAGTCGCCCGTGGCATTGATGTTATTGAATTCGCCTGCGGCATCCCGCAGTTGCTGAAGGGCGATTACACCGAGCAGGTTGCCAACGGCATCGATAACTGGACCATGCGCCAGCCGCTGGGCGTCGTTGCCGGCATCACGCCGTTCAACTTCCCATGCATGGTGCCGTGCTGGATGTTTCCCATGGCCATCGCCACCGGCAATACTTTCATACTGAAGCCCAGCGAGCGCGATCCCAGCGTTTCGATATTCATGGCGCAATTGTTCAAGCAAGCCGGACTGCCCGACGGCGTGTTCAACGTGGTGCAGGGCGACAAGGTCGTGGTCGATGCCTTGCTCGAACATGAAGATGTGTCCGCCATCAGCTTTGTGGGTTCCACGCCGATTGCTCAGTACATATACGAGCGCGGCGCCCATTTCGGCAAGCGCGTGCAGGCGCTGGGCGGCGCCAAGAACCACATGATCATCATGCCGGACGCCGACATCGAACGCACCGTGGATGCACTGACCGGAGCCGCCTACGGCTCAGCCGGCGAGCGCTGCATGGCCATCTCGGTTGCCGTGCTGGTGGGCGATGTAGGCAAGAAAATACTGCCCGCCTTGCAAGAGCGTGCCCGCACGCTGAAGATCAAGGACGGCATGCATCTGGATGCCGAAATGGGCCCGGTCATTACCAAGGAAGCACTGGAACGCATCGAGAACTACATCGCCATCGGTGTGGAAGAGGGCGCCGAACTGCTGGTGGATGGCCGCGGCCACAAAGTGCCGGGCCACGATCAGGGCTTCTACGTTGGCGGTACGCTGTTCGACAAGGTAACGCCCGAGATGCGCATCTACAAGGAAGAAATCTTCGGCCCCGTACTGGCTTGCGTGCATGTGCCGGATCTCGGTGCAGCGGTCGACCTGGTCAACCGCCACGAATTCGGCAATGGCGTGTCATGCTTTACCAGCGACGGCCATAGCGCCCGCGAGTTCGCGCGGCGTATTCAGGTCGGCATGGTGGGGGTCAACGTACCCATCCCCGTGCCCATGGCCTGGCATGGTTTTGGCGGCTGGAAGCGCAGCCTGTTTGGCGACCAGCATTCATATGGTGAAGAAGGCGTCCGTTTCTACACCAAGCAGAAGTCCATCATGCAGCGCTGGCCGGAAAACATCACCAAGGGCAACGAGTTCGTGATGCCAACGATGTAA
- a CDS encoding type I glyceraldehyde-3-phosphate dehydrogenase, with protein MSRPLRLAINGYGRIGRCVLRALYESPHNSGCQIVAINEPADLATMAYLSQFDSTHGVFPGTIEQAGDGLLVNGRLVQVSHEHEPDAVDWRTLDIDILLECSGRYGSREQLQPFLDAGCPRVLLSQPGNSAQDVDYTVVHGINQDGLTGHERLVSNASCTTNAIIPVLSELDAAFGVEHAFLTTLHSVMNDQPMIDGYHHADLRRTRSAMQSIIPVSTGLAQGVERLLPQLAGKVQAKAIRVPILNVSAIDLMLTLRRDVTEQQLNALMMEATTRYQGLLAYSNHPHASVDFNHNPHSAIIDGSQTRTNGDGFANLFVWFDNEWGFANRMLDVAQAWADRFREVEMPDQAASRAYS; from the coding sequence ATGAGCCGCCCCTTACGCCTGGCAATCAATGGTTATGGCCGCATCGGCCGCTGTGTCCTGCGCGCCCTTTACGAGTCGCCGCACAATAGCGGGTGTCAGATCGTCGCCATCAACGAACCGGCCGACCTGGCAACCATGGCCTATTTGTCGCAGTTCGACTCTACCCACGGCGTGTTTCCTGGGACCATAGAGCAGGCGGGCGACGGCCTGCTGGTCAATGGCAGGCTCGTACAGGTCAGCCACGAGCATGAACCCGACGCCGTAGACTGGCGGACCCTGGATATCGACATTTTGCTGGAGTGTTCCGGCCGTTACGGGTCGCGCGAACAATTGCAGCCTTTCCTGGATGCCGGCTGCCCGCGCGTGCTGCTATCGCAGCCGGGCAACAGCGCCCAGGATGTCGACTACACCGTCGTCCACGGCATCAATCAGGACGGCCTGACCGGACACGAGCGCCTGGTGTCCAACGCCTCGTGCACAACCAATGCCATTATTCCGGTGCTGTCGGAGTTGGACGCCGCGTTTGGCGTCGAGCACGCCTTCCTTACAACCCTGCACTCGGTGATGAACGACCAGCCCATGATCGACGGCTACCATCATGCCGACCTGCGCCGCACGCGCTCGGCCATGCAGTCCATTATCCCGGTATCCACCGGACTGGCTCAAGGGGTAGAGCGCCTGTTGCCCCAGTTGGCCGGCAAGGTGCAGGCCAAGGCCATAAGGGTTCCCATCCTAAACGTGTCGGCCATCGACCTGATGCTTACCTTGCGGCGCGATGTCACCGAGCAGCAATTGAATGCCTTGATGATGGAAGCCACGACTCGCTATCAGGGCTTGCTGGCCTATTCCAATCATCCTCATGCGTCGGTCGATTTCAACCACAATCCGCACTCGGCCATCATAGATGGCAGCCAAACGCGCACCAATGGCGATGGCTTTGCCAATCTGTTCGTCTGGTTCGATAACGAGTGGGGTTTCGCCAACCGCATGCTGGATGTCGCCCAGGCCTGGGCCGACCGCTTTCGCGAGGTGGAGATGCCTGACCAAGCCGCATCAAGGGCGTATAGTTAA
- the fumC gene encoding class II fumarate hydratase — translation MAATRIESDSMGDIAVPADRYWGAQTQRSILNFPIGVDRFTWQPSMISALGILKKAAAQANAELGELPADIAALIVRAADEVIAGTLDDEFPLVVFQTGSGTQSNMNANEVISNRAIEMAGGTRGSKTPVHPNDHVNRGQSSNDTFPTAMHIAVAQELARRLFPSVGKLRDTLAQKADAYQDIVKTGRTHLQDATPITLGQEIGGWVAQIDFALDAVQSALPGIYDLAIGGTAVGTGLNAHRRFGELAAARIADITGLPFRSADNKFFALSAHDALVNLSAALRTLAGGLMKMANDVRWLASGPRCGIGELTIPDNEPGSSIMPGKVNPTQCEALTMVCVQVFGNDAATAFAGSQGNFQLNVYKPVMVHNVLESIELLADACVAFNDHCAIGIEPNHERIAENLDKNLMLVTALNRHIGYDKAAAIAKRAHKEKTSLRTAAVASGFVSDEQYDAWIKPIEMTRPS, via the coding sequence ATGGCAGCAACGCGCATCGAATCGGACTCCATGGGAGACATCGCGGTACCAGCCGACCGCTATTGGGGCGCGCAGACGCAGCGATCCATACTGAACTTTCCGATAGGTGTGGACCGCTTTACTTGGCAGCCGTCCATGATCTCCGCCTTGGGCATCCTGAAAAAAGCCGCCGCCCAGGCCAATGCCGAACTGGGCGAACTGCCCGCCGATATCGCCGCCCTGATCGTGCGGGCCGCCGACGAAGTTATTGCCGGCACGCTGGACGACGAATTCCCCTTGGTGGTGTTTCAAACCGGCTCGGGCACGCAGTCGAACATGAACGCCAACGAGGTCATCTCTAATCGGGCCATCGAAATGGCAGGTGGCACACGAGGCAGCAAGACACCGGTACACCCCAACGATCACGTCAATCGCGGCCAGTCGTCCAACGACACCTTTCCGACCGCCATGCATATTGCCGTGGCGCAAGAACTCGCCCGCCGGCTGTTTCCTTCTGTAGGTAAGTTGCGCGACACCCTGGCACAGAAAGCCGACGCCTATCAAGACATCGTCAAGACAGGCCGCACCCATTTGCAGGATGCCACGCCTATAACATTGGGCCAGGAGATCGGCGGCTGGGTGGCGCAGATAGACTTCGCGCTGGATGCGGTACAGTCCGCGCTGCCAGGCATCTATGACCTTGCGATCGGCGGCACGGCTGTGGGCACCGGCCTGAATGCGCATCGCCGCTTTGGCGAGCTCGCGGCAGCGCGCATTGCCGACATTACCGGCTTGCCGTTTCGCAGCGCCGACAACAAGTTCTTTGCGCTATCTGCGCACGATGCCCTGGTCAATTTATCAGCAGCACTGCGCACGCTGGCAGGCGGACTGATGAAGATGGCGAACGACGTGCGCTGGCTGGCCAGCGGGCCGCGCTGCGGCATAGGCGAACTTACCATCCCGGACAACGAGCCGGGATCGTCCATCATGCCGGGCAAGGTCAACCCGACGCAGTGCGAGGCCTTGACCATGGTTTGTGTACAGGTATTCGGCAATGACGCCGCCACGGCTTTCGCGGGTAGCCAGGGTAATTTCCAACTGAATGTGTACAAGCCGGTCATGGTTCATAACGTGCTGGAAAGCATAGAGCTGCTGGCCGACGCCTGCGTGGCCTTCAACGACCACTGCGCTATAGGCATCGAGCCGAATCACGAGCGCATAGCCGAGAACCTGGACAAAAACCTTATGCTGGTCACGGCCCTGAATCGCCATATCGGCTACGACAAGGCGGCCGCTATCGCCAAACGGGCGCACAAGGAAAAGACCAGTCTGCGGACAGCCGCCGTGGCATCCGGCTTTGTTTCGGACGAGCAGTACGACGCCTGGATCAAACCCATCGAGATGACGCGGCCGTCATGA
- a CDS encoding DUF488 domain-containing protein — MKHPVKIKRAYEPASAGDGYRVLIDRLWPRGIAKQDLAIDDWNKDLAPSPALRKWFDHKVEHWDQFQESYQAELREADQQARLRELIQAAQGGKITLVYGAKDTEHNHALILAAELKRLY; from the coding sequence ATGAAGCATCCTGTAAAAATCAAACGCGCGTACGAACCCGCATCGGCGGGTGACGGCTATCGCGTATTGATCGACAGGCTGTGGCCGCGTGGCATTGCCAAGCAAGACCTGGCCATCGATGACTGGAACAAAGATCTCGCGCCCAGCCCGGCGCTGCGCAAATGGTTTGACCACAAGGTCGAGCACTGGGATCAATTCCAGGAAAGCTACCAGGCCGAACTGCGCGAGGCCGACCAGCAGGCGCGCCTGCGCGAGCTCATACAGGCCGCGCAGGGCGGCAAGATAACGCTGGTGTATGGCGCCAAAGACACCGAGCACAATCACGCCTTGATACTGGCTGCGGAATTGAAGCGCCTATACTGA
- a CDS encoding NfeD family protein, which translates to MDTMRWRWLATASLICSMMTVGLAQVVAADTPDTATVRVLQVDGIISPATSDFITRGLKEAAEAKASLVVIELDTPGGLDTSMRTIIRHILASPIPVATFVGPSGARAASAGTFILYASHIAAMTPASNLGAASPISIGAAPQPGKDDSGSASGKPTQDTSSRKATNDAAAYIRSLAQLRGRNADFAEQAVLEARSMSAPEALKAGVIDLLAASTPDLVSKLDGREVKLDNGQTLTLSTSQAVVETVEPDWRTQLLGLIANPQVALILMMIGIYGLFFELTSPGIALPGVAGLICLVLGLYAFHMLPVNWAGVALAAAGAAMMIAEAFLPSFGVLGIGGVIAFVLGGLFLSDTGIPGYDLSVPFLVGFGIVAALIMFLTATLAARAYKHAVVSGREDMPGLPGVVTSVSGGTVYAEVRGESWKVQSNDALVAGDAIRVVAMHGLTLDVVRDRPNSADAH; encoded by the coding sequence ATGGACACGATGCGATGGCGGTGGCTGGCAACGGCAAGCTTGATCTGTTCCATGATGACGGTTGGTCTCGCCCAGGTTGTGGCTGCCGATACTCCCGATACTGCAACGGTACGGGTCTTGCAGGTTGATGGCATCATCAGCCCGGCCACCTCTGACTTCATAACGCGAGGCCTGAAAGAAGCTGCAGAGGCCAAGGCGTCTTTGGTGGTGATTGAACTGGACACGCCGGGTGGGCTGGATACCTCGATGCGAACCATCATCCGCCATATCCTGGCATCGCCCATACCGGTTGCGACCTTCGTCGGCCCCAGCGGCGCACGCGCCGCAAGCGCAGGCACCTTCATTCTTTACGCCAGCCATATCGCCGCGATGACACCGGCGAGCAATCTGGGGGCAGCGTCGCCAATCTCCATAGGGGCGGCGCCCCAGCCCGGCAAGGATGACTCCGGATCAGCTTCCGGTAAGCCCACGCAGGACACCAGCAGTCGCAAGGCCACCAATGATGCCGCTGCCTATATCCGCAGCCTTGCCCAGTTGCGCGGACGCAATGCCGACTTCGCCGAGCAAGCGGTATTGGAAGCGCGCAGCATGTCGGCGCCGGAAGCACTGAAGGCTGGCGTCATTGACTTGCTTGCCGCCAGCACGCCCGATCTGGTCAGCAAGCTGGATGGCCGCGAGGTGAAACTGGACAACGGCCAGACGCTGACGTTGTCGACTTCGCAAGCCGTCGTGGAGACGGTGGAGCCGGACTGGCGCACACAACTGCTGGGCTTGATCGCTAACCCGCAAGTCGCCTTGATCCTCATGATGATAGGCATCTACGGACTGTTTTTCGAACTGACCAGCCCGGGCATCGCGTTGCCGGGCGTGGCGGGGCTTATCTGCCTGGTACTGGGCCTGTACGCCTTCCATATGTTGCCGGTCAACTGGGCAGGGGTGGCCCTGGCCGCCGCCGGGGCGGCGATGATGATAGCCGAAGCCTTCTTACCCAGCTTCGGGGTATTGGGCATAGGCGGGGTAATCGCCTTCGTGCTCGGTGGCCTGTTCTTGTCGGACACCGGCATTCCGGGCTACGACCTGTCCGTGCCGTTCCTGGTTGGGTTCGGTATTGTGGCAGCCCTGATCATGTTCTTGACGGCCACGCTGGCCGCACGCGCCTACAAGCATGCGGTGGTCAGCGGCCGTGAAGATATGCCCGGGCTGCCGGGCGTTGTCACATCGGTTTCGGGCGGCACGGTATATGCCGAAGTTCGCGGCGAAAGCTGGAAAGTGCAGAGCAACGACGCCCTGGTGGCGGGGGATGCTATTCGGGTTGTTGCCATGCACGGGTTGACGCTGGATGTCGTGCGCGACCGGCCCAATTCGGCTGACGCTCATTAA
- a CDS encoding slipin family protein, which produces MFINTFNIGLTVVVVFLLLLVFNAIKILREYQRGVIFTLGRFTGVKGPGLIFVIPILQQVVKVDLRVVTMDVPSQDVISRDNVSVKVNAVLYFRVMAPEKAIIQVERYLEATSQLAQTTLRAVLGKHELDDMLSEREKLNIDVQKILDAQTDSWGIKVTNVEIKHIDLNENMVRAIARQAEAERERRAKVIHAEGEKQAAQALMEAAEILATQPSAMQLRYLQTLTQVAGDKSSTLVFPIPVDLLSSLMGTKKPG; this is translated from the coding sequence ATGTTTATCAACACGTTCAATATTGGCCTTACCGTCGTCGTTGTCTTCTTGCTGTTGCTTGTTTTCAATGCCATCAAGATCTTGCGCGAATACCAGCGCGGCGTGATCTTCACACTGGGCCGGTTTACGGGCGTAAAAGGCCCCGGGCTGATCTTTGTCATTCCCATATTGCAGCAAGTGGTCAAGGTCGATTTGCGCGTCGTCACCATGGACGTCCCCAGCCAGGATGTCATCTCTCGCGATAACGTATCGGTCAAGGTCAACGCCGTGCTTTATTTTCGCGTGATGGCGCCAGAGAAGGCGATTATTCAGGTTGAGCGCTATCTCGAGGCAACCAGCCAACTGGCGCAGACCACCTTGCGCGCGGTGCTGGGCAAGCACGAGCTGGACGACATGTTATCCGAGCGCGAGAAGCTGAATATTGACGTGCAGAAGATACTCGATGCCCAGACGGACTCGTGGGGTATCAAGGTTACCAACGTCGAGATCAAGCACATCGACCTTAACGAAAACATGGTGCGCGCCATCGCCCGGCAAGCCGAGGCCGAACGCGAACGGCGTGCCAAAGTCATCCATGCCGAAGGCGAGAAACAGGCCGCGCAGGCGCTGATGGAAGCGGCCGAGATCCTGGCCACGCAGCCCTCGGCCATGCAGTTGCGCTACTTGCAGACGCTTACCCAGGTAGCGGGCGATAAAAGCTCGACCTTGGTGTTTCCAATTCCGGTGGACCTGCTGTCGTCCCTGATGGGTACCAAGAAACCCGGTTAG
- a CDS encoding redoxin domain-containing protein yields the protein MNAPAYERAPDWTLDQWVNTKDDITLDSLRGKVVVLHAFQMLCPGCVSHGIPQAKAIHNAFPPDKLRVIGLHTVFEHHEAMALVSLKAFIHEYRIHFPVAIDQPAADGPIPVTMQAYRLQGTPSLILIDKVGNIRLHHFGQLDDLRAGAAIGQLLSEDVG from the coding sequence ATGAATGCCCCGGCATACGAGCGTGCGCCTGACTGGACACTGGACCAGTGGGTCAATACAAAAGACGATATCACGCTGGACAGCCTGCGCGGCAAGGTCGTCGTGCTGCATGCCTTCCAGATGCTGTGCCCCGGTTGCGTCTCGCATGGCATACCGCAAGCCAAGGCCATTCATAACGCCTTTCCGCCCGACAAACTCAGAGTCATTGGCCTGCATACCGTCTTCGAGCACCACGAAGCCATGGCGCTGGTGTCCTTGAAGGCCTTCATCCACGAATATCGCATCCACTTCCCGGTGGCGATCGACCAGCCTGCCGCCGATGGGCCGATACCCGTCACCATGCAAGCCTACCGCCTGCAAGGCACGCCCAGCCTGATCCTGATCGACAAGGTGGGCAACATCAGGCTGCATCATTTCGGGCAACTGGACGACTTGCGGGCGGGCGCCGCCATCGGCCAGTTGTTATCCGAAGATGTCGGCTAA